ACTCCCAGCACAAGCACCGCGGCCGGCACCACGAACTTTGCCCCTAAGGAAATCGTCCGGCGAACATTTGGATAGCCCGCTAACGCGACCGCAACGACTCCAGCGCTCACTGCCGCCAGTCCCATCTCAGTCTTCGCCAACATCGCCAGACCGGCTGCGGCGCCCGCCAGCGCCAGCGACACATTGCCGCGGCGAGAGGATGGCGAGACGCCTGCGGTGATCACATCTTGATTCGATGTTGACCGGCTTGCGTCGCGTCGTTCGACAAAGCGCACTAGCAGAGCCAGCGACGCCAGCCCGAGCGCGCATCCGTGAAGAGCCGAATAAGAGTACGGAAGAATGTAGTTACCAGCTTGCTTGAAAGCGCACAGCCACATCACGCTCAGCGTCGCCGCCGCTGAGGGCACAGGTCCCATGAGCCTCCGGGAGAGCCAGTAGACCAGCGCGAGAATGAGCAGAGCGCTAACGATGCCGTCCGCGTATAACACAGCCAGCGATGGACTAAAGATCCTATAGAGCAGCGCATTGAGGTAAGGAGAAAGCGGCCCGTAGATATGACGCACGTCCGAATACAGCATCTGGTCGCGCGCGAGCCTGAGTGGCTGATTCATCTCGCGGCCGCAGTCTACGAGCGGGTTGCCCCAGCGCTCCCACGAGACGGCCAGGCCAAACATAAACGACACTGCGATGAGGGCGACCCAGGGCAGGTCGCGTTTGTTCATCTGAGTGGCCACGGTGAAGCGCGATTATAGGCGATGTCCGCGGCGGTGACAAATACTAAATTACTCGGTTTGTGGCGCCGTGTCGCGCGGTTTAGTTGCGAGCTGGGTTGCTTCAAAGAACTCGGTAGTCTGCTCGGTTACACTCGGCGGCTCTTCCTGGAGAAGCGCCGAATTCGGGTCCCCGATCGACTCAGACTTCGGTGTCGCCGCAAGACTCGTCCGGCGTTTGGGCGATATCATCTGAAGAAATGGATAGCACATCAGGCCCATTCCGAAGAAGGCTATCACCAGGGTGATCACCATCAAATACGGCGTGAACTCTCCAGCGAGTTGAATATGCTCCTTCCCAAGGATCTTCAAGCTCGACCCGAAAGCGGCGGCGCCTAACGTTAGAATCATTCCCCAGATTAGCATCGCTCGCTGATGACCGTGAAACAAGGCTTCATCGGGTCGTTCCGCTTTCGCGATATTACTCTGAGCGCCAAGAAGTATTGCAACTGCCTGCAGCTCCATCCCACATGACCGGCAGAACTTTTGGTCCTTTGAAGGCTCCGCTGAGCAATTGGGACAGTACATCGCCTACCTCCCTCGAACACTTCGAATCGCTGCGGTGTGTCATCTCTCCCGCACGCTGCAACCGCGGCTAACCAGACGAACTAACGTCTCCGCTTGCCTACATGTTTCCGCTTTTCCGGCCGCTGCTGCGACTAGAGATACTCGGGTTTGATCAATTGATCTCGGCGAAACCCTTGCGCCAGTCTGTATGTCAGCAAATAAAACAAGGGCGACCGAAACTCATGATGATGTCTGAAGATATCGAGTGCAAGGTGAAGCACGTAGCCTGATAGCAGTCCGATCAACAACGGCGTTCGCGAGTTGAGGGTCACGACGGTAATCAACGCCAGCAGTTCGTAGGAGTGAAAGATCAGCGGCAGACGAAGCAGTTTGCGCGGACGAAAGTTCTTGACCAGCGACGCGCTGATACGGTCCATCGTCGAGTTGCTGCCGGGTCCAGAATCTACGGGCTTTTGCTCTGCGGGCTTTTGCCTGAACGGAGCGCCGTGACGCATTGACCACCATTGATCAATGACGTGATCGGCGTCAATCAGGAAGCCGCCGATCATCGAGCCCGCCAGCGCCGCGCTCGATCCGGTAGCCCAGTAGAGCGCGCCGCCTGCGGCAAGTGACGACCAGAAATGATGCTTCGGCTTCATTGCTTCCCTTACTCGATTGAACGGCGATTGTTATACTCCGGCGTGGCATAGCCTGGGAGCGCAGGCATCCCTGCCTGTTTTGCGTTGCGTGAGAAGAAGGCAGCGCAGGGATGCCTGCGCTGCCAGGCTATGCTACTTCGGAGTATACGGCTGAAAGCATCGATCTCCTAACTAGAGGACACGAATGGCGAAGCTCGACACAACAAAGTCAGAACGTCTCTTCAGTCGCGCGCAACAATTGATCCCGGGTGGAGTAAACAGCCCGGTCCGGGCGTTTCGTGCAGTTGGCCGCTCCCCTCTATTCCTCCGCGAAGCCTCGGGCGCTCACATTACTGATGCTGACGGCAACCGCTACATTGATTACGTGGGTTCCTGGGGGCCGATGATACTTGGCCACGCGCATCCTGTGGTCATCGAGGCTATCCGCGAAGCCGCCGCCCGCGGAACCAGCTACGGGGCGCCCACTGAACTGGAGATCGAGCTTGCCTCTGAGATCAGCTCCGCCTTTCCCTCAATCGAACGAGTGCGGTTGACCAGTTCCGGCACCGAAGCAGCGATGAGCGCGATTCGTCTGGCGCGTGGATTCACAGGACGCGATCGAATAGTCAAGTTCGAGGGCTGCTATCACGGCCACAGCGACAGCTTGTTGGTGAAGGCCGGCTCGGGGCTGGCGACGTTTGGAACACCCGACAGCGCCGGCGTCCCGGCCGACTTCGCGCGCAACACGATAGTGGTTCCGTTCAACGACGAAGCCGCGCTGGACAAGGTTTTTGAAGAGCAGGGAAGCGAGATCGCCTGCGTGATCATCGAACCGATCGCTGGGAACATGGGCTGCGTAGCCCCGCGCGCAGGCTACCTCGAAGCGGTCCGCGAAGTGACCTCACGACACGGCGCGCTTTTGATTTTTGACGAAGTGATTACAGGATTTCGCGTGGCCTATGGCGGCGCTCAAGAGTTGTATGGAGTGAGGCCTGATCTTACTTGTTTGGGCAAGATCATTGGCGGAGGACTTCCAGTCGGAGCATTCGGCGGGAGAGCCGATGTGATGGAGCGACTTGCGCCGCTAGGGCCGGTCTATCAAGCGGGCACGCTCTCAGGAAACCCGCTTGCCGTCACCGCGGGCCTGGCGATATTGAAGTTGTTGAAAGACTCAAACCCGTATGAAGAACTCGAACGTCGCAGCGCGAGATTAGAG
This is a stretch of genomic DNA from Acidobacteriota bacterium. It encodes these proteins:
- the hemL gene encoding glutamate-1-semialdehyde 2,1-aminomutase, whose amino-acid sequence is MAKLDTTKSERLFSRAQQLIPGGVNSPVRAFRAVGRSPLFLREASGAHITDADGNRYIDYVGSWGPMILGHAHPVVIEAIREAAARGTSYGAPTELEIELASEISSAFPSIERVRLTSSGTEAAMSAIRLARGFTGRDRIVKFEGCYHGHSDSLLVKAGSGLATFGTPDSAGVPADFARNTIVVPFNDEAALDKVFEEQGSEIACVIIEPIAGNMGCVAPRAGYLEAVREVTSRHGALLIFDEVITGFRVAYGGAQELYGVRPDLTCLGKIIGGGLPVGAFGGRADVMERLAPLGPVYQAGTLSGNPLAVTAGLAILKLLKDSNPYEELERRSARLEQGLRRAAAEASIASTINRVGSMLTAFFTEGPVTDWPSAKKSNTDQYARFFRAMLEEGVYLAPSQFECAFVSLAHTDELIERTIEAARSAMRVAEGFN
- a CDS encoding zinc ribbon domain-containing protein; the encoded protein is MYCPNCSAEPSKDQKFCRSCGMELQAVAILLGAQSNIAKAERPDEALFHGHQRAMLIWGMILTLGAAAFGSSLKILGKEHIQLAGEFTPYLMVITLVIAFFGMGLMCYPFLQMISPKRRTSLAATPKSESIGDPNSALLQEEPPSVTEQTTEFFEATQLATKPRDTAPQTE